A genomic stretch from Thermodesulfobacteriota bacterium includes:
- the mutS gene encoding DNA mismatch repair protein MutS codes for MNKITPMIQQYLEIKQNYQDAILFYRMGDFYEMFFDDAIKASKLLDIALTSRNKNAEEKVPMCGVPYHAASGYINRLISQGLKVAVCEQKDGEETKGLVKREVVRMVTPGLVIDGDMLEDKVNNFIVSVYPGEKKTGLASLDISTGEFRLTESEPDDVSSVLDEVARLNPAEIVVANKIEEAGGYSFLEGFRRGKAFTGRDDASFAPDAARECLLRHFKVVSLEGFGCEHMSIGIQAAGALLQYVQETQKAGLDHIQRPTPHFTGDYLIIDDTTRRNLELTQKAHGPGAGGRRGSLLDTLDITMTSMGGRMLRRWMDYPLRNLRGLQARLEAVSVLKDHHSARREIRVILDEFYDLERLNGRIVLGNATPRDLLALKSSLLRLPDLIALIPSGTSDLLKEMAGGLDPLSDMARIIEEAIREDAPLGLREGGMIKEGYSPALDELISIQRDGKDWIARLEATERARTGISNLRVGFNRVFGYYIEVTKSNLSSVPADYIRKQTLVNAERFITPELKDYEEKVLTAGEKRTDLEYRIFQEIRLRVAAETTRIQKTAHLTAQLDVLASFAENADRHGYVCPKVNDSDAILIRDGRHPVVERTLKGQRFVPNSVLMDNDQNQMLIITGPNMAGKSTILRQAALIVLMAHMGSFVPAEEASIGLVDRIFSRVGAMDDLARGQSTFMVEMMETANILNNATGKSLVIMDEIGRGTSTFDGLSIAWAVAEYLLDKGEKGARTLFATHYHELAELAHSYKNVKNYNVAVKEWNEEIIFLHRLVPGSMNYSYGIQVARLAGLPEDVVRRAKEILKKIEGNEFGTAVKRMPDKGPVQLGLFSDDESRILRMLKGIDIASLTPLEALNLLNELQRQIK; via the coding sequence ATTAACAAAATCACCCCCATGATCCAGCAGTACCTGGAGATAAAACAGAATTACCAGGATGCCATCCTTTTCTATCGTATGGGCGATTTTTATGAGATGTTTTTTGATGACGCCATAAAGGCGTCGAAGCTCCTGGATATCGCCCTCACCAGCCGCAACAAGAACGCAGAGGAAAAGGTCCCAATGTGCGGGGTCCCTTATCATGCCGCCTCAGGCTATATCAACAGGCTTATCTCTCAGGGACTTAAGGTGGCTGTCTGTGAGCAGAAGGACGGGGAAGAGACAAAGGGCCTGGTCAAACGGGAAGTGGTTCGTATGGTTACCCCCGGCCTGGTCATTGACGGAGACATGCTTGAGGATAAGGTTAATAACTTTATCGTCTCTGTCTATCCCGGAGAAAAGAAAACCGGCCTGGCTTCACTCGATATTTCCACCGGTGAATTTCGCCTGACGGAATCTGAACCTGATGATGTTAGCTCTGTCCTGGATGAGGTAGCGCGCCTGAATCCCGCGGAGATAGTTGTGGCCAATAAGATAGAAGAAGCGGGGGGGTATTCATTTCTGGAGGGCTTCCGGAGGGGAAAGGCCTTCACCGGCCGTGATGACGCCTCCTTTGCGCCGGATGCCGCCCGTGAGTGTCTGCTCAGACACTTTAAGGTCGTCTCGCTGGAGGGCTTTGGATGTGAGCATATGTCGATCGGCATTCAGGCCGCCGGAGCGCTTCTTCAGTATGTACAGGAGACACAGAAGGCAGGTCTGGACCATATCCAGAGGCCCACGCCCCATTTTACCGGCGACTATCTGATTATCGATGACACCACGCGACGGAACCTGGAACTCACCCAAAAGGCGCATGGACCGGGGGCAGGCGGAAGGCGGGGCTCTCTCCTCGACACCCTGGACATTACCATGACCTCCATGGGCGGCCGTATGTTACGCCGCTGGATGGATTATCCGCTAAGAAACCTTCGCGGGTTACAGGCACGTCTGGAGGCGGTTTCCGTGCTTAAGGACCATCATTCGGCCAGGCGTGAAATCCGGGTTATCCTTGACGAGTTTTACGACCTGGAGCGGCTAAACGGTCGCATCGTCCTGGGGAATGCCACGCCGCGTGACCTTCTGGCCCTGAAGAGTTCCCTCCTGCGACTGCCTGATCTCATAGCCCTGATCCCTTCCGGGACCAGCGACCTTCTCAAGGAGATGGCCGGAGGCCTTGACCCTCTCAGCGATATGGCCCGGATTATTGAGGAAGCCATAAGGGAGGACGCGCCCCTGGGTCTGCGGGAAGGGGGCATGATAAAGGAAGGTTATTCCCCGGCCCTGGATGAACTTATTTCCATACAGCGAGATGGGAAGGACTGGATTGCCAGACTGGAGGCGACGGAACGGGCCAGGACAGGCATATCCAATCTCCGCGTGGGATTTAACCGCGTCTTTGGCTACTACATTGAGGTGACAAAAAGCAACCTTTCATCCGTCCCCGCTGATTATATCCGCAAACAGACCCTGGTCAACGCAGAACGCTTTATAACCCCTGAGCTCAAGGATTATGAAGAAAAGGTGCTCACGGCCGGAGAGAAAAGGACTGACCTGGAATACCGCATCTTTCAGGAGATTCGCCTGCGGGTGGCCGCAGAGACCACGCGCATACAGAAGACCGCCCATCTCACGGCCCAACTCGACGTCCTGGCCTCTTTTGCCGAAAACGCAGACCGTCATGGATATGTATGCCCAAAGGTTAACGACAGCGATGCCATCTTGATCCGCGACGGCCGGCATCCGGTCGTCGAACGCACCTTGAAGGGACAGCGATTTGTGCCGAACTCGGTGCTTATGGACAATGACCAAAACCAGATGCTGATTATTACCGGGCCCAATATGGCGGGTAAATCCACTATCCTGCGGCAGGCGGCCCTGATTGTCCTTATGGCCCATATGGGGAGCTTTGTCCCGGCGGAGGAGGCCTCGATCGGCCTGGTGGACCGTATTTTCAGCCGTGTGGGGGCCATGGATGATCTGGCCCGCGGGCAGAGCACGTTTATGGTCGAGATGATGGAAACGGCAAATATATTGAACAATGCCACAGGAAAAAGCCTGGTCATAATGGATGAGATAGGCCGCGGCACCAGTACGTTCGACGGGTTGAGCATTGCCTGGGCGGTGGCGGAGTATCTGCTGGATAAGGGAGAAAAAGGGGCCCGGACTCTGTTCGCCACGCATTATCACGAGTTGGCGGAACTGGCCCATAGCTATAAGAATGTCAAAAATTACAATGTTGCAGTAAAGGAGTGGAACGAAGAGATAATATTTTTGCATCGGCTGGTTCCAGGGAGCATGAATTACAGTTACGGGATCCAGGTGGCCCGGCTGGCCGGTCTGCCGGAAGATGTGGTCAGGCGGGCCAAAGAGATATTAAAGAAGATCGAGGGTAATGAGTTCGGGACTGCGGTGAAGAGGATGCCGGATAAGGGCCCGGTCCAGTTGGGTCTGTTCAGCGATGACGAGAGCAGGATTCTTCGTATGTTGAAGGGCATCGATATTGCGTCCCTTACGCCGCTCGAGGCCCTGAATCTCCTTAATGAACTCCAGAGACAGATAAAGTGA